Proteins co-encoded in one Artemia franciscana chromosome 10, ASM3288406v1, whole genome shotgun sequence genomic window:
- the LOC136032471 gene encoding uncharacterized protein LOC136032471, translated as MVVNTAKTKVMWVSGDPASRNVQLTIKGQPVENVDSFVYLGSLLTSDNVCSKSIKRRLGLAGSSFKNLRPIWKNKTLSTSLKVRLFNSLIIPIALYSSGTWSIKADDERRISPFETKCLRRIAGITYIDQVSNEDLRKLLRCLRAIMDRVRSQQLLWLYHIQ; from the coding sequence ATGGTCGTTAACACAGCCAAAACCAAAGTTATGTGGGTGTCTGGAGACCCTGCTTCAAGAAACGTGCAGCTAACAATAAAAGGACAGCCAGTAGAAAATGTTGACTCCTTCGTCTACCTAGGGAGCCTCCTAACTTCTGATAACGTTTGCTCGAAATCGATCAAACGAAGACTTGGCCTAGCAGGCTCCAGCTTCAAGAACCTCAGGCCCATTTGGAAAAACAAGACTCTGTCAACTTCTCTGAAGGTGCGACTCTTCAACTCTCTCATAATCCCAATTGCTTTATACTCAAGCGGAACTTGGTCAATAAAGGCTGATGATGAGCGAAGAATCTCcccatttgaaactaaatgtcTTAGACGCATTGCAGGGATTACCTACATTGACCAAGTCTCAAATGAAGACCTCCGAAAATTACTCCGTTGTCTCCGCGCCATCATGGACCGGGTCAGAAGCCAGCAACTCCTCTGGCTTTACCATATCCAGTGA